In one Bacteroidota bacterium genomic region, the following are encoded:
- a CDS encoding LruC domain-containing protein produces MNRIRVTGLLCATLVLIASCKRDAPQTDSPSSTNASAVTIDAKDLVVPANFNFSSEKTLNVRVKVADAKAGERYVIKVYGDVPSTGKLISTGATNANGEYANTIQIPAWEEFIYIEKINPDGSSQFEKVKANQFAAAVFNGGQTNSPYIITKKSSGISCSSCNSTVTNPTGSAYYVVDDNVCITGNNIGGLNLILIDAIVTISGTITGTVNVTVGTNSKLIVCGKGTINTIRLDGNDAAVVFVEGAEISVTNMINTSYYNIINWSDSLKINNSYAPQFINIENHGKMYFMGAVNFDNSTITNNGQLFFMGSGGLVTNSSVNTITNNNYLYVENNIGNYPNNIITNNCRLEVKGMIDNEGEIINKGYIKAGIFLQNKHDAAFLELNNAAMMSAGSVYLNTGAIKGTGTGRSKVKADYSELEKYWTQIPVLEGTLDYCDANGVEINIGIALTSSAAFSCDGYIPTSTCNPEGFGAAPPQDTDNDGISDLLDEFPNDATRAFNSFYPNASTTATVAFEDLWPAKADYDFNDLALAFNIQQVLNANNEVVEYKVKMRVKAIGGSYVNGFGFQLDELVPADIASVTGQVLTQNLITRNANNTEAGQSKAVIICYDSPEPTLNRAGGSMFNTVKTNGAGTSDSIRINIVFSTPQAPSKLAFNKFNPFIFTNKRRGYEIHMANYRPTDLANTSLFGTFDDRTNPGNNKFYKTANGLPWAILIPENFVYPIEKTPITGGYNFFDDWAISGGSGYTNWYNNSPGNRNTNNLY; encoded by the coding sequence ATGAACCGTATTAGAGTCACGGGGTTGCTTTGTGCTACCTTAGTTTTGATTGCAAGTTGTAAGCGCGATGCGCCGCAAACCGACAGCCCCTCATCCACCAACGCTTCGGCGGTAACTATCGATGCTAAAGACTTGGTGGTACCAGCTAACTTTAATTTTTCGTCTGAAAAAACCTTAAATGTGCGCGTTAAAGTAGCCGATGCCAAGGCAGGCGAGCGATACGTGATTAAAGTGTATGGGGATGTTCCTTCAACCGGTAAACTGATAAGCACGGGAGCCACCAATGCAAACGGTGAATATGCCAATACCATTCAGATACCAGCATGGGAAGAGTTTATCTACATAGAAAAAATAAACCCCGATGGCAGCAGTCAGTTTGAGAAGGTGAAAGCTAACCAGTTTGCAGCAGCAGTGTTTAATGGCGGGCAAACCAACTCACCTTACATTATTACCAAAAAAAGCTCTGGTATCAGTTGCAGTAGCTGCAACAGCACAGTAACCAACCCTACCGGTTCAGCATATTATGTTGTTGATGATAACGTATGTATTACCGGGAACAATATCGGGGGGCTGAATTTAATTCTTATAGATGCTATTGTAACAATATCAGGAACTATTACCGGCACAGTTAACGTTACTGTGGGCACAAATTCTAAATTAATTGTATGTGGCAAAGGTACTATTAATACAATCAGATTAGATGGTAATGACGCTGCTGTAGTTTTTGTTGAAGGTGCTGAAATTAGCGTTACCAATATGATTAATACTTCATATTACAATATCATAAACTGGAGTGATAGCCTGAAAATAAATAACAGCTACGCGCCACAGTTTATAAATATTGAGAATCATGGCAAAATGTATTTCATGGGTGCAGTAAATTTCGACAACTCAACCATAACCAATAATGGGCAACTATTTTTTATGGGAAGTGGTGGCTTGGTAACAAACTCTTCTGTTAACACAATTACCAACAACAACTATTTGTATGTTGAAAATAATATTGGTAATTACCCTAACAATATAATTACCAATAATTGCCGCCTTGAGGTGAAAGGGATGATAGACAATGAGGGAGAAATTATTAATAAAGGCTATATAAAAGCAGGTATTTTTTTGCAAAATAAACACGATGCGGCATTTCTTGAGTTGAATAATGCTGCAATGATGAGTGCAGGTTCAGTATACCTGAATACAGGTGCTATTAAAGGAACGGGAACAGGCAGGAGCAAAGTGAAAGCCGATTACTCTGAGTTGGAAAAATATTGGACACAGATACCGGTGCTTGAAGGCACATTGGATTACTGTGATGCCAATGGTGTTGAAATTAACATTGGTATTGCGCTCACCTCTTCGGCTGCTTTTAGCTGCGATGGTTATATACCCACCAGTACCTGTAACCCCGAAGGTTTTGGTGCAGCACCGCCACAGGATACAGATAATGATGGTATTTCAGATTTGTTGGATGAATTCCCTAATGACGCCACCCGTGCATTCAACAGTTTTTATCCTAATGCAAGTACCACGGCAACCGTTGCCTTTGAAGATTTATGGCCTGCAAAAGCCGATTATGACTTTAATGATTTGGCACTGGCCTTCAACATACAACAAGTATTAAATGCCAACAACGAAGTAGTTGAATACAAAGTAAAAATGCGCGTAAAAGCCATCGGAGGTTCGTATGTAAACGGTTTCGGTTTTCAATTGGATGAGTTAGTTCCTGCTGATATTGCCAGCGTAACAGGCCAAGTGCTTACCCAAAACCTGATTACCCGTAACGCCAACAATACAGAGGCCGGCCAAAGCAAAGCAGTAATTATTTGTTACGATAGTCCCGAGCCTACTTTGAATCGTGCAGGCGGCTCGATGTTTAACACCGTTAAAACTAACGGAGCAGGCACATCCGACTCTATTAGGATAAACATCGTGTTCAGCACTCCGCAGGCTCCGTCTAAACTAGCTTTTAACAAATTCAACCCTTTTATATTCACCAATAAGAGGAGGGGATACGAAATCCACATGGCTAACTACCGCCCAACGGATTTGGCAAACACAAGTTTGTTCGGAACTTTTGATGATAGGACAAACCCAGGTAACAACAAGTTTTATAAAACAGCCAATGGCCTGCCTTGGGCAATACTGATACCCGAAAATTTTGTATATCCGATTGAAAAGACTCCTATAACAGGCGGATATAACTTCTTTGACGATTGGGCCATATCAGGAGGCAGTGGTTACACCAATTGGTACAACAACAGCCCCGGAAACAGGAACACTAACAATTTGTATTAA
- a CDS encoding LruC domain-containing protein has protein sequence MNRIKIMGLLCATLVLIASCKRDTPQTDSPSSTNASAVTIEAKDLVVPANFNFSSEKTLNVRVKVADAKAGERYVIKVYGDVPTTGKLISTGATNANGEYANTLQIPAWEEFIYIEKINPDGSSQFEKVKANQFAAAVFNGSQTKAPYIITKKSSGMNCSTGCTVTYNNPSSNITVDSGDVACITGTISGSIDLTVNKGGVAKVCASGNFYEVHTFDDGEVYFLENTILTVYSIITQGGKIINYSDSLTTTSDYDFYGGGIGENYGKVYGAGIKVLDGIYTNNGDIITANGPIFIWGSPVCKFINNNYVKAKGLYVTDKGVLENNCFFQSTVNSESNATIINNGYLKVDGIFTQVSWGPGQLIPSITLGNSAQITVDELQFIDGVIDGAGSTARSKIKVNSITNFGSGTTLKGNVDLCDANGLENNAGTLQTPALASCAGYIPTSTCNPEGFGSYSSADTDNDGVMDSQDEYPNDANRAFNSYYPSAVTTATLAFEDLWPTLADYDFNDLVLAFNIQQVYNADNKVVDIKIKMKVKAIGGSYVNGFGFQLDELVPADIASVTGQVLTQNLITRNANNTEAGQSKAVIICYDSPEPTLHRMGGSMFNTIKTNPLYASDSIYINIALSTPVEGSKLSIDKFNPFMFTNKRRGYEIHLGNFKPTDLANTSLFGTYVDRTNPSNNIYYKNSNGMPWAILIPENFVYPVEKTPITSGYNFFDDWAISGGSGYTNWYNNNPGNRNTNSLY, from the coding sequence ATGAACCGTATTAAAATCATGGGGTTGCTTTGTGCTACCTTAGTATTGATTGCAAGTTGTAAGCGGGATACTCCGCAAACCGACAGCCCCTCATCCACCAACGCTTCGGCGGTAACTATAGAGGCTAAAGACTTGGTGGTGCCGGCCAATTTTAATTTTTCGTCTGAAAAAACCTTAAATGTACGTGTTAAAGTAGCCGATGCCAAGGCAGGCGAGCGATACGTGATTAAAGTGTATGGTGATGTTCCCACAACAGGTAAACTGATAAGTACAGGGGCAACCAACGCAAACGGTGAATATGCCAATACCCTCCAAATACCAGCATGGGAAGAGTTTATCTACATAGAAAAAATAAATCCCGATGGCAGCAGTCAGTTTGAGAAGGTAAAAGCCAACCAATTTGCAGCAGCAGTATTCAATGGTAGTCAAACAAAAGCACCGTATATCATCACTAAGAAAAGCTCAGGGATGAATTGTAGCACCGGTTGTACCGTAACCTATAACAACCCAAGCAGCAACATTACCGTGGATAGCGGAGATGTAGCCTGCATTACAGGTACAATAAGCGGTTCTATAGATTTAACGGTAAATAAGGGCGGTGTAGCAAAAGTTTGTGCCAGCGGAAACTTTTATGAGGTGCATACATTTGATGACGGTGAGGTCTATTTTCTTGAAAACACCATTCTCACCGTTTATTCTATAATTACACAAGGCGGAAAAATTATAAACTACAGCGATAGTTTAACAACTACATCAGATTATGATTTTTATGGTGGCGGTATTGGCGAAAACTATGGCAAAGTTTATGGTGCAGGTATAAAAGTACTGGATGGTATTTATACAAACAATGGCGATATTATAACTGCCAATGGGCCAATTTTTATTTGGGGCAGTCCTGTATGTAAGTTTATAAACAATAACTACGTAAAAGCAAAAGGGCTGTATGTTACCGACAAAGGAGTGTTAGAGAATAATTGCTTTTTTCAATCTACCGTAAATTCAGAGTCTAATGCAACTATAATAAACAATGGATATTTAAAAGTTGATGGAATATTTACGCAAGTAAGCTGGGGGCCAGGCCAACTTATTCCTTCAATTACGTTAGGCAATAGCGCACAAATAACAGTTGATGAATTACAGTTTATAGATGGGGTAATTGATGGTGCAGGAAGTACTGCACGTAGTAAAATAAAAGTTAACAGTATTACAAATTTTGGAAGCGGAACCACACTTAAAGGTAACGTTGATTTATGTGATGCCAATGGTCTTGAAAACAACGCAGGAACGTTGCAAACTCCGGCATTAGCAAGCTGTGCGGGATATATCCCAACCAGCACTTGCAACCCTGAAGGTTTTGGGTCATATAGTTCTGCCGATACCGATAATGATGGTGTGATGGATAGCCAAGACGAATATCCTAACGACGCTAACCGTGCTTTTAACAGCTACTATCCAAGTGCTGTAACAACAGCCACGCTTGCTTTTGAAGATTTATGGCCAACTCTTGCCGATTATGATTTTAATGATTTGGTATTGGCATTTAATATTCAACAAGTATATAATGCTGATAACAAGGTGGTGGATATTAAAATAAAGATGAAAGTGAAAGCCATCGGGGGTTCGTATGTAAATGGTTTTGGTTTTCAATTGGATGAGTTAGTGCCTGCCGATATTGCCAGCGTAACAGGCCAAGTGCTTACTCAAAACCTGATTACCCGCAACGCTAATAATACCGAAGCAGGCCAGAGCAAAGCCGTTATTATTTGCTACGATAGTCCTGAGCCTACTTTGCATCGCATGGGCGGGTCGATGTTTAATACCATCAAAACAAACCCTCTTTACGCATCGGATTCTATTTATATTAACATTGCTCTAAGCACACCTGTAGAGGGAAGCAAGTTGAGTATTGATAAATTTAATCCCTTTATGTTTACTAATAAACGTAGAGGATATGAAATACACTTGGGTAATTTTAAACCTACAGACTTAGCGAACACATCGCTATTCGGCACTTATGTTGACCGCACAAACCCCAGCAACAATATTTATTACAAAAACAGCAACGGTATGCCTTGGGCAATACTGATACCTGAAAACTTTGTGTATCCGGTTGAAAAGACACCTATCACCAGCGGATATAACTTCTTTGACGATTGGGCCATATCAGGAGGCAGTGGCTACACCAATTGGTACAACAACAACCCCGGTAATAGAAATACGAATAGTTTGTACTAG
- a CDS encoding lipase family protein: protein MTTSTTNPNIGTLPMIFALAAYNENPQSVLDQYPGFTNGWSVVWANNYSDPNFAFAASNNSECIVAIRGSLLQFSETGFVDWFKEDFNVFKQDPWTTFVPSSVSGNYNACISAGAGDGLAALQTMVDTDTNVTLPNFLMGMISSYDLQVTITGHSLGGNLASVFAPWMQWYLNNEPSSKYYGRNTPYPNMQVFTFAAPAAGNVDFADYYNTLFAGNSFRFYNTNDVIPMCPASLGSVANMYSGGPDANNIGFTLDGLQITLHDFFDGVRDAIDLDMLKNGYFGYMQTNANEGSFSFTVPIDSSYTSNTLGDWLEQIGNQHSSLNYVAYFLALPQPLKPAQNS, encoded by the coding sequence ATGACAACTTCTACTACAAACCCCAACATTGGTACACTGCCAATGATTTTTGCTCTTGCAGCTTACAACGAAAACCCACAATCAGTTCTTGATCAATATCCGGGCTTTACTAATGGCTGGAGTGTTGTTTGGGCTAACAATTACAGCGACCCAAACTTTGCTTTTGCAGCCAGTAATAACAGTGAGTGTATTGTTGCAATCCGTGGTTCTTTGCTTCAGTTTTCTGAAACCGGTTTTGTAGACTGGTTTAAGGAAGATTTTAACGTGTTTAAACAAGATCCTTGGACAACGTTTGTCCCTTCATCAGTGAGCGGCAACTACAATGCCTGTATATCTGCCGGTGCCGGCGACGGCTTGGCAGCTTTGCAAACAATGGTGGATACTGATACTAATGTAACCCTGCCTAATTTTTTGATGGGCATGATTTCATCCTATGATTTGCAGGTTACAATTACCGGTCATAGCTTGGGCGGTAACTTGGCCAGCGTGTTTGCCCCTTGGATGCAATGGTACCTGAATAACGAACCCAGCAGCAAATACTATGGCCGCAATACCCCATACCCGAATATGCAGGTATTTACCTTTGCTGCACCTGCTGCGGGTAATGTTGATTTTGCTGATTACTACAACACATTGTTTGCCGGAAATTCTTTCCGTTTCTACAATACTAACGATGTTATACCAATGTGCCCTGCCAGTTTGGGTTCGGTAGCTAATATGTACAGTGGTGGCCCTGATGCCAATAATATCGGCTTTACTTTGGACGGATTGCAAATTACTTTGCACGACTTTTTTGACGGGGTGCGTGATGCTATTGATTTGGATATGCTTAAAAACGGCTACTTCGGGTATATGCAAACCAATGCAAACGAAGGCAGTTTCTCATTCACGGTGCCAATTGATTCAAGTTATACATCAAATACCCTTGGTGATTGGTTAGAGCAAATCGGCAATCAACATTCAAGTTTAAATTACGTGGCATACTTCCTTGCCCTGCCACAACCGCTTAAACCTGCACAAAATTCGTAA
- a CDS encoding polyprenol monophosphomannose synthase, translating to MSNKLVIIPTYNEKENIEKMIKRVLALPMGFDLLIVDDSSPDGTGAIVKKLIGEFDHRLHILERKTKDGLGRAYIAGFNWGLQRSYEYFFEIDADFSHNPDDLERLSKACEEEGYDLAVGSRYVKGVNVVNWPMGRVLMSYFASKYVRFVTGMNISDTTAGFVCYRRKLLEGIGLDKIKFKGYAFQIEMKFRAWRRGFKITEVPIIFTDRTEGQSKMSKGIFWEAIVGVVQMKVSSWFGRY from the coding sequence TTGAGTAACAAATTAGTAATCATACCCACGTATAACGAAAAGGAGAACATCGAGAAGATGATTAAGAGGGTGTTGGCTCTTCCTATGGGGTTTGATTTGTTGATTGTTGACGATTCTTCGCCCGATGGTACCGGTGCAATCGTAAAGAAACTTATCGGTGAATTTGACCACCGTTTGCATATTCTTGAGCGCAAAACTAAAGACGGTTTGGGTCGTGCTTACATAGCAGGATTTAACTGGGGCTTGCAACGCAGTTATGAATACTTTTTTGAAATAGATGCTGATTTTAGCCACAATCCTGATGACTTGGAGCGTTTGAGCAAGGCTTGCGAAGAAGAAGGGTATGATTTGGCTGTGGGTTCACGTTATGTGAAGGGTGTGAACGTAGTAAACTGGCCGATGGGCCGTGTGCTAATGAGCTACTTTGCCAGCAAATATGTACGCTTTGTTACGGGTATGAACATCAGCGATACCACCGCAGGGTTTGTTTGTTACCGTCGCAAATTGCTGGAAGGTATCGGCTTAGATAAAATAAAATTCAAGGGCTACGCCTTTCAGATTGAGATGAAATTCAGAGCGTGGAGACGCGGTTTCAAAATAACCGAAGTGCCTATAATATTTACCGACCGTACCGAAGGCCAATCTAAAATGAGCAAGGGCATCTTTTGGGAGGCTATCGTTGGCGTAGTGCAAATGAAGGTTTCAAGCTGGTTTGGTCGCTATTAA